DNA sequence from the Methanolobus sp. ZRKC5 genome:
CATTTTAAAACTTATACTTTATCATAGCACCTATGAGCAATGCTGATAAGAATCTTAAAAAAGTACGAATAATGGCTGACATTCAGTTTGGAAAAGGGTGTGGAGAAGTCCTTTTCCCTGATGATGTCACATTCCAGCTTTCCAGAACAAAGCGTGTCAGGCAGATTCATCATAATGGAAAGCATGTGGCAACTGTCCGTGCAAAGGATGGTATGCTTACACTCAGCATTGACGGTGCGGCTGCATTGCATGGTATGCTCAAAAAACCGACCTCAAGAGTGGTCATCTGTGAAGATGCAGCACCTTTTGTATCAAAAGGCAAGACTGCTTTTGCAAAACATGTATTGGATGTTGATCCTGAACTCAGGGCAGGCGATGAAGTGATAATTGTTGACGAATCAGACACAATTATGGCAACTGGTCAATTATTATTGTCCCCACATGAAGCTATTTGCATGGAGAGAGGTCCTGCGGTTGATGTAAGGCGCGGGATAGCACAATCTTAGAATAACTATTTATAAATCTATATCTATTAAATACGTGGAAATAAAGTCATAATAATAGCTTTGATAGAGTAAATCCCCAGCCGGAGAGTGAAATCATAGAAGAGGAGATTTTTAAGACCTTTGTAGTTCCAGACAATACCAGGATGGAAGAGCATACAATAGTCGTAGATGGGGATGTCATTGCTGGCAATCACTCTGAGATCAAATATGGCATCATTGCAAATTCAATAATACTAGGAGAGAGAGTTTCACTTTCCGGGGATCTGACCTCTGCCGGTGATGCAAGAATCGATATCTGGTCACAGATAGGTGGGAATGTCAAAACAGACAAGAATGCCTATATCGGTGAATTTGTCACCATTGAGGGCAAATTAGTGGTAAAAAGTGATCTAGATATTGGCAATGATGTGAAGATCAATGGTGGTTTTGAGGCAAAAGGATGGATCGTTGTAAGGAATCCTGTTCCGGTCATGGTTTATCTTTTTCTTTACATTAGTGAGCTCCTAAGGCTTGGAAAGGATGAAGAAGTCGAAAAAGCATTAGGAGAACTATTTGAAGATGATATCGAGTCCATAGGGCTTAACTCCATGATAATCCCTAACGGGTCCAAAATATCCATGGATTCCATGAAAGTACCATCAAATGCTACCATAGGAAGCAACTGCAGACTAGTTGGCAACATTCGTGCCACTTCCCTTGAAATGGCCAATGATACCACACTTTATGGAAGCATTCGCACCATCCAGGATGTAAAACTTGGAACAGACAATATAATCCATGGTAACATTATCTCAAGAGGTAATGTGTACGTTGCTGCCGGCACCCATATTCTGGGCGAGATTAATTCTCAGTCTGTGACAATCCATGAAACTGCTCGTGTGGATGGTGTAATGCGTGCACCAGGGGGCCTTATCTTTGAGCGTGAAGATGAAGGTGCTTTGAGCGATAATGAGCTGATGGAACTGGATATTTAATTATATGCATGTATTTATATATAATAACACACAATCATCCATTGATGAAACTGGATATTCAATGATATATGCAGTATTATACACATAAATTAATGAGGGGATGGTTATGAATTCGATTTCAATGTTCAATTTCATAGATCTTGCAGTCCGTCTGTGCATAGTTATTTTATCGTTGCTGACATCGTACTTACTTTTGAAAATAGATGCTGATGTTATACGCTCACGCATATACGTTTCTTTTAAAAATCTGAAAAAATACTTTATATTCCTGACGTTTGGTTTTGTGCTTTATCTTTTTGAAGCATTGATTACTATTAATTCCATTGTGGGAAGCACACAGCACGACCCAGTAAAAGGTGCCATTCTTACAATTTTCCAGCTTTCGATTCTTATATTCCTTTATCACCTCTATATAGCGATAAAGGTTCCAGACAGATGCATTCTTTAAAGTGGTCGTTAACCTCACCGGTGGTCTGACATCACTTCTATTTTTCTTTTTTTCATTTGTATCGATAGTCAGATTTAAAAGAAGTTCTAATATTATAGTGGACAGGTGTTAACTTGGAACAGGACTATAATTCCTCATCATTAGATTCACAATCTATATTCGACAAAGATTCAAAATATGTAATGCAAACCTACGGCCGCCAGCCAATAGTACTTTCGACCGGGAAGGGTTCTATTGTTCATGACATTGAGGGAAGGGAATACATTGATTGCGTTGCCGGCATTGCAGTGACCAATGTAGGGCACTGTCACCCTCATCTTGTAGAGGCAATAAAGAATCAGGCTGAAAAGCTGATGCATGTCTCCAATATATACTACACCGAGCCTCAGGCAAAGCTTGCTGAGCAACTGGTTAATATAACCGGAATGGACCGTGTATTCTTCTGTAACTCCGGTACAGAGGCAGTGGAATCTGCAATGAAACTTGCAAGGGTCAACACTAAAAAAACAGATTTTATAGCTGTGGAACACTCATTCCATGGGCGCACAATGGGTGCATTGAGCCTGACATACAAAGATATGTATCGTGCTCCTTTCAAGCCCCTGGTTCAGGAAGAGATGTTTGTCCCCTTCAATGATGCACAGGCAATATCAGATGCCATTACTCCAAACACAGCCGCAGTGATGGTTGAACCAATACAGGGAGAAGGTGGAATTAACGTATCATCTAAAGGCTACCTGAAGGAAGTTCGCAAGATATGTGATGAGAATGAAACCCTTCTTATCTTCGATGAGGTACAGACAGGTTTTGGAAGGACAGGAGAATGGTTCTGCAAAGATCATTTCGGTGTTGAACCTGATATCATGACAATGGCCAAAGCAATTGGCGGAGGTTTTCCTATGGGTGCTATTGCTGCACGTGAGGGAGTTTCCTTTGGCCGTGGTGAGCATGCCGCAACATTCGGAGGCAGTCCATTGGCCTGCGCAGCTGCACTTGCATCTATTGAAATTATCCGGGAAGAGAATCTCATCCAGCGTTCAAAAGAAATGGGCGAATACTTCCGTAATGAACTAGCGGGCCTATCTACAGAAGGTCTTGTTGAAGTTCGTGGAAAAGGACTTATGCTGGGTGTTCAGTTCGATCGTAAATGCGCAGATATTGTTGAGCATGGTCGTAGGAATGGCGTACTACTTAACTGCACATCTGAAACAGTATTGCGTATAGCACCTCCTCTGGTCATTACAAAAGAGCAGATAGACCGGGTGGTGAGCGTACTTGAGCAGGCCTGACCTTATCAAAGATGTTGTTGCCTCTATTGCCGAATATATTCCAGGAAAGTCGATTGAAGAAATTGCAAAAAAATACGGATTCAACCCATCTGAAATCATTAAATTAGGCTCAAATGAGAATGTTCTGGGTCCGTCCCCTCTGGCAATTGAAGCTTTGGTATCCACTGCATCCAAAGTTAACATATACCCTTCCGCTAACGCTTCAGAATTAGTTGATGCGATATCACTCTATACCAGCCTACCTGTGGAGAACATATGTGCTTCAGGACCTGGTATGGATGGCCTTCTGGACAACCTCATGAGATTACTCATAACACCAGGCGATGAAGTAGTATTACCTACCCCTACATTCTCCTATTACGAGATCGCTGCCCGTGCAAATGGTGCGGTTGCTATCCACGTACCCCCCACAAAGGAACTTGCATTTAATGTGGCAGCTATAAAAGATGCAATTTCAGACAAAACAAAGGTGATATTCCTCTGTTCCCCGAATAACCCAACTGGCAAATTAATGGCTGAGAATGATGTACGTACCATTCTTGAGTCAACAAAGGGACTTGTATTTGTGGATGAGGCTTATGTTGAATTCGCTGACTGTAATCTATCTCATCTGGTCTTAGAATACGACA
Encoded proteins:
- a CDS encoding PUA domain-containing protein, whose product is MADIQFGKGCGEVLFPDDVTFQLSRTKRVRQIHHNGKHVATVRAKDGMLTLSIDGAAALHGMLKKPTSRVVICEDAAPFVSKGKTAFAKHVLDVDPELRAGDEVIIVDESDTIMATGQLLLSPHEAICMERGPAVDVRRGIAQS
- a CDS encoding acyltransferase, producing MEEHTIVVDGDVIAGNHSEIKYGIIANSIILGERVSLSGDLTSAGDARIDIWSQIGGNVKTDKNAYIGEFVTIEGKLVVKSDLDIGNDVKINGGFEAKGWIVVRNPVPVMVYLFLYISELLRLGKDEEVEKALGELFEDDIESIGLNSMIIPNGSKISMDSMKVPSNATIGSNCRLVGNIRATSLEMANDTTLYGSIRTIQDVKLGTDNIIHGNIISRGNVYVAAGTHILGEINSQSVTIHETARVDGVMRAPGGLIFEREDEGALSDNELMELDI
- a CDS encoding acetylornithine transaminase; translation: MQTYGRQPIVLSTGKGSIVHDIEGREYIDCVAGIAVTNVGHCHPHLVEAIKNQAEKLMHVSNIYYTEPQAKLAEQLVNITGMDRVFFCNSGTEAVESAMKLARVNTKKTDFIAVEHSFHGRTMGALSLTYKDMYRAPFKPLVQEEMFVPFNDAQAISDAITPNTAAVMVEPIQGEGGINVSSKGYLKEVRKICDENETLLIFDEVQTGFGRTGEWFCKDHFGVEPDIMTMAKAIGGGFPMGAIAAREGVSFGRGEHAATFGGSPLACAAALASIEIIREENLIQRSKEMGEYFRNELAGLSTEGLVEVRGKGLMLGVQFDRKCADIVEHGRRNGVLLNCTSETVLRIAPPLVITKEQIDRVVSVLEQA
- the hisC gene encoding histidinol-phosphate transaminase, whose amino-acid sequence is MSRPDLIKDVVASIAEYIPGKSIEEIAKKYGFNPSEIIKLGSNENVLGPSPLAIEALVSTASKVNIYPSANASELVDAISLYTSLPVENICASGPGMDGLLDNLMRLLITPGDEVVLPTPTFSYYEIAARANGAVAIHVPPTKELAFNVAAIKDAISDKTKVIFLCSPNNPTGKLMAENDVRTILESTKGLVFVDEAYVEFADCNLSHLVLEYDNIIIGRTFSKAFGLAGLRIGYGLMPAWLKLQYMKIATPFNVSYPAVMAGVAALCDKKYLKKSIMCSKEGRKFLLENIPFKSYESQANFMLVDVAPMIARNVAESLLKKGIIVRDCRSFKNAGDSLIRVTVGTQEQNEKVVAAFKEAKACSDQ